A DNA window from Candidatus Hydrogenedentota bacterium contains the following coding sequences:
- a CDS encoding radical SAM protein has translation MAMTNFKHFLRHPLLYLLRAHARHVILHITNRCTLRCRTCFVTKEALDMDLAQVRLVAKKIGTLRWLDIGGGEPFLHPQLVEICQCFPNSAITIPTNGQQPEQIFETAQELCGSLKKPLTLAVSLDGFETTNDYLRGTGSYQKAVQTLRLLRTIPGLILKVNTVICEKNFPEMISFMEFVRTLNPDYHSLLLLRGKPEDAALALPAFDELEKATPQLLKHLASYDYGNKNNALLQLLKRRYQRYLWLVNLKTLRTQRCIVPCKAPYLHRVIYPNGALSLCELMPTIGNVFEEPMALLEKRMFDTLHAYEKAKGACFCTHNCNLGENIQSHLRSVISVMLGLDP, from the coding sequence ATGGCAATGACGAATTTTAAACACTTCCTACGCCATCCCCTCCTTTATTTGCTGCGCGCCCACGCACGCCATGTGATCTTGCACATTACGAACCGCTGCACCTTACGATGCAGAACCTGTTTTGTCACCAAAGAAGCGCTGGACATGGATCTGGCTCAGGTGCGGCTTGTCGCGAAAAAGATTGGAACGCTGCGGTGGCTGGATATTGGCGGCGGTGAACCTTTTTTGCATCCACAATTGGTGGAAATTTGCCAATGCTTTCCCAACAGCGCGATTACCATTCCGACGAATGGACAACAGCCCGAACAAATTTTTGAGACTGCACAAGAGCTGTGCGGCAGTTTAAAAAAACCGCTGACACTGGCTGTCTCCCTTGACGGATTTGAAACAACCAATGATTATTTACGGGGAACAGGATCTTATCAAAAAGCCGTACAGACGCTGCGCTTGCTGCGCACTATCCCCGGTCTCATTTTAAAAGTGAATACGGTGATCTGCGAAAAAAATTTCCCCGAGATGATTTCCTTCATGGAATTTGTACGCACTCTAAATCCTGATTACCATTCTCTGTTGTTGCTTCGGGGGAAGCCGGAAGATGCGGCGTTGGCGCTGCCCGCCTTTGATGAATTGGAAAAGGCAACGCCGCAACTACTCAAACACCTTGCATCCTACGATTACGGAAACAAAAATAATGCGCTGCTGCAGCTCTTAAAACGGCGCTATCAACGCTATCTCTGGTTGGTGAATTTAAAAACGCTGCGGACTCAACGCTGTATTGTACCGTGCAAAGCGCCTTATCTGCATCGTGTAATCTACCCTAACGGAGCCCTGTCGCTTTGTGAATTAATGCCGACTATAGGTAATGTATTCGAAGAGCCCATGGCGCTTTTAGAAAAGAGAATGTTTGATACCTTGCACGCCTATGAAAAAGCCAAAGGAGCCTGTTTCTGCACACACAATTGTAATCTGGGCGAAAATATTCAAAGTCACCTGCGATCCGTTATCTCCGTAATGCTGGGGCTTGACCCATGA